One part of the Tunicatimonas pelagia genome encodes these proteins:
- a CDS encoding calcineurin-like phosphoesterase family protein, which produces MKTLIFLLLIAVSAPSWAQQTVTGRVYEDQNTNGKKERHEPGIAEIAVSNGTAVVLTDEDGRYELPIDNDEIIFVVKPSGYELPVNALNLPQFYYIHKPDGSPELDFAGVAPTGKLPKSVDFALLPTGEQESFTGLFFGDPQPYDLDEVDYFDQAVVEEVAGIQGIPFGLSLGDLVGDDLDLFQPYNEAISRVGIPWWNVYGNHDMNFDVEVDTLADETFEATYGPANYSFNYGKVHFVVLDNVMYPDPRDGKGYWGGFREDMFTFLENDLKHVPKDHLVVVSFHIPIYEPEGRDTFIDEDRERLFSLLSDFPNTLSLSAHTHIQQHHFFTEKDGWSGSGEHHHYNVGTTSGDWYSGKLNENGVPISTMRDGTPKGYAFITFNGNEYTIDYKVVGETDDYRMRIFSPKVVPHNQRTSAGIYVNFFQGSEKANLRYRVDNEDWEEMSYTIALDPAFQGMVHEWDYTEELMPGRRPSNVVPSRHLWQARIPTDLEIGEHTIEVEATDMFGRTFTETATYRIAEPKPVETASAGSEE; this is translated from the coding sequence ATGAAAACGCTAATTTTTTTACTACTAATCGCTGTTTCCGCTCCTAGCTGGGCGCAACAAACTGTCACTGGGCGAGTCTACGAAGACCAAAACACGAATGGTAAGAAAGAACGGCATGAGCCGGGCATTGCCGAAATAGCCGTTTCTAATGGCACAGCGGTGGTACTGACCGATGAAGACGGTCGTTATGAGCTGCCTATTGATAATGACGAGATCATTTTCGTTGTTAAGCCCAGTGGTTACGAGCTTCCGGTCAATGCACTGAACCTGCCTCAGTTTTACTATATTCATAAACCCGATGGCTCTCCTGAACTAGATTTTGCTGGAGTAGCCCCCACCGGAAAACTCCCTAAGTCGGTAGACTTTGCCCTATTACCTACCGGAGAGCAAGAGAGCTTTACCGGGCTGTTTTTTGGCGATCCCCAGCCCTACGACTTGGATGAAGTTGACTACTTTGACCAAGCAGTGGTAGAAGAAGTAGCGGGTATTCAGGGTATACCGTTCGGATTAAGTTTGGGCGATCTGGTAGGCGACGACCTGGATTTGTTCCAACCCTACAACGAAGCCATCAGCCGGGTAGGTATTCCCTGGTGGAATGTATACGGCAACCATGATATGAACTTTGATGTGGAAGTAGATACGCTGGCCGATGAAACCTTCGAGGCAACTTACGGTCCAGCCAATTACTCCTTCAACTACGGAAAAGTACACTTCGTGGTGTTAGACAATGTGATGTACCCCGACCCTCGCGATGGTAAAGGCTACTGGGGCGGTTTTCGGGAGGATATGTTTACCTTTTTAGAAAATGATCTGAAGCACGTTCCCAAAGATCATCTGGTCGTCGTCTCCTTTCACATTCCCATTTACGAACCCGAAGGACGCGATACATTTATTGATGAAGATCGGGAGCGTTTATTTAGCCTGTTGAGCGATTTTCCGAATACGCTTTCGCTTTCGGCACATACCCATATCCAGCAGCATCATTTTTTTACGGAAAAAGACGGTTGGTCGGGATCGGGTGAGCACCATCACTACAACGTGGGTACTACTTCCGGCGACTGGTATTCGGGTAAGCTGAATGAGAACGGCGTTCCAATATCTACCATGCGCGATGGAACCCCGAAGGGATATGCCTTCATTACCTTTAACGGTAATGAGTACACCATAGATTATAAAGTGGTGGGCGAAACGGATGACTACCGAATGCGAATTTTCAGCCCTAAGGTAGTCCCTCATAACCAGCGCACTTCGGCAGGTATTTACGTGAATTTTTTCCAAGGTTCAGAAAAGGCAAACCTGCGTTACCGAGTGGATAATGAAGATTGGGAGGAGATGAGCTATACTATAGCGTTAGACCCAGCTTTTCAAGGGATGGTACACGAGTGGGATTACACCGAGGAACTGATGCCTGGTCGGCGCCCCTCCAATGTGGTTCCTTCCCGCCATCTCTGGCAAGCTCGTATTCCGACGGACTTAGAGATTGGTGAACACACTATTGAGGTGGAAGCGACTGATATGTTTGGACGGACGTTCACGGAGACGGCTACTTACCGTATTGCCGAGCCTAAACCTGTTGAGACGGCTTCGGCTGGTTCGGAAGAATAA
- a CDS encoding alkaline phosphatase D family protein — MRLLAILLTGCWFIAGCQASQSTQTSPSKAVVPISLDTTQTLTTIAFGSCNKTTEPQPLWSEIINQQPDLWIWLGDNVYGDTPDMKLMQQKYQQQLQKKGYQKLLASTSVVGIWDDHDYGINDGGKYFAQRAASRDLMLEFLQVDASRPVWQREGGYQSYTFGPEGKKVKVILLDTRYFRDTLMESSTEGKRYGANPQGDMLGEAQWAWLTEELNSSDAQFNIIGSSIQVIHEEHGYEKWANFPKSHQRLYDLITNSEAKGVVLLSGDRHIGEISRLKLPEMPYPLYDITSSGMTHVYEDADEENRHRVSDLVTKLNYGLIQIDWNTNQVTYQVKGENRATYASETVVYPF, encoded by the coding sequence ATGCGACTATTAGCTATTTTACTGACCGGATGCTGGTTTATTGCTGGTTGTCAGGCTTCCCAAAGCACCCAAACTTCTCCATCCAAAGCGGTGGTGCCTATTTCATTAGATACCACTCAAACGCTAACCACTATTGCTTTTGGCTCTTGCAATAAAACTACCGAACCTCAGCCACTATGGTCGGAGATTATAAATCAGCAACCCGATTTATGGATTTGGCTAGGCGACAATGTTTACGGCGATACTCCGGATATGAAGCTGATGCAACAAAAGTATCAGCAACAACTTCAGAAGAAAGGCTACCAGAAATTACTGGCTTCTACTTCGGTAGTCGGTATTTGGGACGATCACGACTACGGAATTAACGATGGGGGGAAATATTTTGCTCAAAGAGCCGCCAGTCGCGATCTGATGCTGGAATTCTTGCAGGTTGATGCTAGTCGCCCGGTGTGGCAACGAGAGGGTGGGTACCAATCGTACACCTTCGGACCAGAAGGCAAAAAAGTGAAAGTAATCTTGCTAGACACGCGCTATTTCCGCGATACGCTTATGGAATCTTCTACGGAAGGAAAACGATACGGAGCTAATCCGCAGGGCGATATGTTAGGCGAAGCCCAGTGGGCGTGGCTTACCGAAGAGCTCAATAGTAGTGACGCTCAATTCAACATAATTGGTAGTAGCATTCAAGTCATTCACGAAGAGCATGGCTACGAAAAGTGGGCAAACTTCCCTAAGTCTCACCAGCGATTGTACGACCTAATTACTAATTCGGAAGCCAAGGGAGTTGTGCTGCTCAGTGGCGACCGCCATATTGGCGAGATTTCCCGCCTAAAACTTCCCGAAATGCCATATCCATTGTACGATATTACCTCCAGCGGAATGACCCACGTCTACGAAGATGCTGACGAAGAAAACCGCCATCGGGTGAGCGACCTAGTGACCAAACTCAACTACGGCCTCATCCAGATTGACTGGAATACTAACCAAGTCACCTACCAAGTCAAAGGCGAAAACAGAGCCACCTATGCCTCTGAAACGGTTGTTTATCCCTTTTAA
- a CDS encoding alpha/beta hydrolase, which produces MRKVLSWVVGAALVVSLVIFVGPRPNHGNLTGQLPEVTTNLTSLEQEINRAESQNELVKEDNEARIVWADSTKQKTPYSMVYLHGFGASQGEGAPVHTTLAKKFGCNLYLSRLKEQGIESDSAFKSMTAQNLLESAKQAVAIGKSLGEKVIIIGTSTGGALALYIAAENPDIAGLILYSPIIAPQDENLYLLNRPWGMNLMEMMVGDDHVIEEREGLTRQYWSRTYYIEGYAALAGLVEETMVEKTFQKVKCPVFLGYYYKNEEEQDDVVSVQAMLTMFEQLGTPSQLKRKVAFPEAGNHVISSYVRSADWQGVLQDTDEFLQEVMRLNPVDDTVLAETLATKKYQIDIID; this is translated from the coding sequence ATGAGAAAAGTTCTTAGCTGGGTAGTAGGAGCTGCCTTGGTGGTATCTCTGGTGATATTTGTTGGCCCTCGTCCCAACCACGGCAACCTAACGGGGCAGCTTCCGGAAGTAACCACTAATCTAACTTCTCTAGAGCAAGAAATTAATCGGGCTGAATCGCAAAATGAACTGGTAAAAGAAGACAACGAAGCCCGCATTGTGTGGGCCGATAGTACCAAGCAGAAAACCCCTTACAGCATGGTGTACCTACACGGCTTCGGGGCCAGCCAGGGAGAAGGTGCGCCTGTGCATACCACTTTAGCCAAAAAATTCGGTTGTAACTTGTACCTGTCCCGCCTGAAAGAGCAGGGCATTGAATCGGATAGTGCCTTTAAATCGATGACTGCCCAAAACCTACTCGAGTCAGCTAAACAAGCCGTAGCCATTGGCAAGTCATTGGGTGAAAAGGTGATAATTATCGGCACTTCCACCGGAGGGGCGTTAGCCCTCTATATTGCGGCAGAAAACCCAGACATCGCTGGGCTGATACTGTACTCTCCCATCATTGCCCCGCAAGACGAAAACCTGTATTTGCTAAACCGCCCCTGGGGAATGAATTTAATGGAAATGATGGTAGGTGATGACCATGTGATTGAAGAGCGGGAAGGACTTACCCGGCAGTATTGGTCCAGAACATACTATATTGAAGGCTACGCCGCACTAGCTGGGCTGGTAGAAGAAACCATGGTAGAAAAAACCTTCCAGAAAGTAAAGTGCCCAGTGTTTTTAGGATACTACTACAAAAACGAAGAAGAACAAGATGATGTAGTTTCGGTGCAGGCCATGCTAACTATGTTTGAGCAACTGGGTACACCCAGCCAACTGAAGCGTAAAGTAGCTTTCCCCGAAGCAGGCAACCATGTGATATCTTCTTACGTCCGTTCGGCCGACTGGCAGGGAGTTCTACAGGATACCGATGAATTTCTGCAAGAAGTTATGCGCCTTAATCCAGTAGATGATACGGTTTTAGCTGAAACCCTAGCTACCAAAAAGTATCAAATCGATATTATTGACTAA
- a CDS encoding TonB-dependent receptor, protein MKSNLLIFLIAVGACLGSFSEMLAQGATTANISGTVYDESNELLPGATIVAVHQPTGSQYGNVTNVQGRFRLANMQVGGPYTVEVTFVGYEARTEENVFLTLGQTLNLTFDLAEQATQLEGVEILASQGDVFDGTRTGQQTVVDQQQINEIPTISRAIGDFARFNPLANISEGTDGFSISLAGQNNRYNAIYIDGAVNNDVFGLAGSGTNGGQTGVQPISIDAIEQFQINVAPFDVRQSGFAGGAINAVTRSGTNEFEGSAYYFERNENLAGTNPADDDNPLPEFRARTYGFRLGGPLVRNKLFFFANVELQRDETPQPFNFDTYRGNASRQEIQQLVDKVENDYGYDVGSFDNNTAFLDSDKILAKIDWNINQNHKLTLRHAYTRAENLEARNSNTESIGFINGSEFFISTTNSSALELKSNFGNNFSNKLVIGSTIVRDDRDPFGQPFPTVQIRDGDDGNIEFGAERFSTGNLLNQDIITVTNDFEWYKGNHTITIGTHNEYYDVGNLFIRSNFGRYRVDSLEQFLVEGTPVVGRYERSFSQVDNEIGDESSAIADFRTLQLGLYVQDEFQVTNNLRLTGGLRIDVPFFLDNQPENQDFINNTVPLIRQAGYDLQGATTGSFIDPQLLFSPRFGFNWDIKGDQSTQLRGGVGVFTSRLPLVWPGGAYNNYGFNIGEVELPNVSFNPDVNSQPPGEINTNNPNPSGQIDLFAEDFRLPQVLKVNVAVDQRLPGGLIGTVEGLFTSNINNVFYQNLNIRPSTATLAGTPDNRPIFDADLPRDLIDSTYTGIYLASNTGAGYSYNLVAQLSKPLTRGFSADVSYTYGDAFSVLEGTSSQNNSQWRGYQSVEGRNVERDPHRSDFSLGHRVLAQASYQISYLGGSMSSQLSVIYNGQSGRPFSYVYGVQNQAFVNDGGFDNSELIYIPAGREDIILVDATYRDGSTFTAEQQWEALNAFIENDRYLSDNRGGYAERNVARAPWEGAIDLRFLQNFNLGKNTLQLSVDIFNFSNLLNNEWGRIFSVPFDNYSLLDFEGFQSGTNVPTYRVDSNVMNGEDPWEGNIEDEGFRSSIWQMQLGLRYIFGN, encoded by the coding sequence ATGAAGAGTAATTTACTAATCTTTTTGATCGCTGTTGGCGCTTGCCTAGGAAGTTTTTCTGAAATGTTAGCGCAGGGAGCTACTACTGCCAATATCTCAGGAACTGTCTATGACGAAAGTAACGAGCTCCTACCGGGAGCGACTATTGTGGCAGTACATCAACCTACTGGTTCGCAGTATGGGAATGTAACTAATGTGCAGGGGCGCTTTCGTCTAGCCAACATGCAAGTAGGCGGACCGTACACCGTAGAGGTAACTTTTGTAGGGTACGAAGCCAGAACTGAAGAAAATGTATTTCTTACGCTAGGTCAAACACTTAATCTAACTTTTGATTTGGCGGAGCAAGCTACCCAGCTTGAGGGAGTTGAGATACTGGCATCACAAGGTGATGTATTTGACGGAACCCGTACCGGACAACAAACGGTGGTAGATCAGCAACAAATTAATGAAATTCCTACTATTAGCCGAGCTATTGGTGATTTTGCCCGGTTTAACCCGCTGGCCAATATTTCGGAAGGAACCGACGGCTTCTCAATTTCATTAGCTGGCCAAAATAACCGATATAACGCGATTTATATTGACGGAGCGGTTAATAATGATGTATTTGGTCTAGCCGGTAGCGGTACCAACGGTGGGCAAACTGGGGTGCAACCGATCAGTATTGATGCTATAGAGCAGTTTCAGATCAACGTTGCACCGTTTGACGTTCGGCAATCAGGGTTTGCTGGAGGGGCTATTAATGCCGTAACCCGTAGCGGAACCAATGAATTTGAAGGGTCAGCCTACTACTTTGAGCGAAATGAAAATCTGGCTGGTACAAACCCGGCTGATGACGACAATCCATTACCTGAATTTAGGGCACGTACCTACGGATTTCGTTTAGGTGGACCACTAGTGCGGAATAAACTATTTTTCTTCGCCAATGTAGAATTACAACGTGATGAAACTCCGCAACCCTTTAACTTTGACACCTATCGGGGCAACGCCTCGCGGCAAGAGATTCAGCAATTGGTTGACAAGGTGGAAAACGATTACGGATACGACGTAGGGAGCTTCGATAATAATACCGCATTTTTAGACAGCGATAAGATCTTAGCCAAAATTGACTGGAACATCAATCAGAACCATAAACTAACCTTACGGCATGCTTATACCCGAGCTGAGAATTTAGAGGCGCGTAACTCAAATACCGAATCTATTGGTTTTATTAATGGATCAGAATTTTTTATCTCTACCACCAATTCCTCAGCCTTAGAGCTTAAAAGTAACTTTGGTAATAATTTCTCTAACAAGTTAGTTATAGGCTCCACCATTGTCCGTGATGATCGCGACCCTTTTGGTCAGCCATTTCCTACCGTTCAAATACGAGATGGTGATGATGGTAACATAGAATTCGGAGCCGAGCGTTTTTCTACCGGCAATTTGCTTAACCAAGATATTATTACCGTTACTAATGACTTTGAGTGGTATAAGGGCAATCATACAATCACTATTGGTACACATAACGAATACTATGATGTGGGTAACCTTTTTATTCGTAGTAACTTCGGTCGCTATCGGGTAGATAGTTTAGAGCAATTCTTAGTAGAAGGTACCCCAGTGGTAGGTCGCTACGAACGTAGCTTCTCGCAAGTAGATAACGAAATAGGAGATGAGTCTTCGGCAATTGCTGATTTTCGCACTCTTCAGTTAGGTTTATACGTACAAGACGAGTTTCAAGTAACTAACAACCTACGCCTGACCGGTGGTTTGCGTATCGATGTTCCGTTCTTCCTAGATAACCAACCGGAAAACCAAGACTTTATCAACAATACGGTACCTTTGATTAGGCAAGCCGGGTACGACTTGCAAGGAGCTACTACCGGAAGCTTCATCGATCCTCAGTTGCTGTTTTCACCCCGTTTTGGATTCAACTGGGATATAAAAGGCGATCAATCTACGCAATTACGAGGTGGTGTAGGGGTTTTCACCAGCCGTCTACCGCTAGTTTGGCCCGGTGGAGCTTATAACAACTATGGATTTAACATTGGTGAAGTCGAGTTACCTAACGTTTCATTTAATCCGGATGTAAACAGCCAGCCGCCGGGCGAAATAAACACCAACAATCCTAATCCTTCTGGGCAGATAGACCTATTTGCTGAAGATTTTCGACTTCCCCAGGTTTTGAAGGTTAACGTCGCGGTAGACCAACGGTTACCGGGTGGACTTATTGGTACGGTAGAAGGGTTATTTACTAGCAATATCAATAATGTATTTTATCAAAACCTAAACATACGACCCTCAACAGCCACGCTAGCAGGTACGCCAGATAACCGCCCTATTTTTGATGCGGACTTACCCCGTGATTTAATTGACTCAACGTATACGGGTATTTATCTGGCCAGTAATACTGGTGCTGGTTACTCCTATAATCTGGTAGCACAGCTTTCTAAACCACTTACCCGAGGATTTTCGGCGGACGTAAGCTATACCTATGGGGATGCGTTCTCCGTTCTAGAAGGTACTTCTTCGCAGAACAACTCGCAGTGGCGGGGATATCAGAGCGTGGAAGGAAGAAACGTTGAGCGAGATCCTCATCGCTCTGATTTTTCACTGGGTCACCGAGTACTAGCTCAAGCCTCTTATCAAATCTCATACTTAGGTGGTTCTATGTCCTCGCAATTATCAGTGATTTACAACGGTCAGTCCGGTCGGCCTTTCTCCTACGTATATGGTGTCCAAAATCAAGCTTTTGTTAATGATGGTGGGTTTGACAACTCTGAATTAATCTATATTCCGGCTGGACGCGAAGACATTATTCTTGTCGATGCTACCTACCGTGACGGAAGCACATTTACTGCCGAGCAGCAGTGGGAAGCCTTAAATGCCTTCATAGAAAATGATCGGTACTTAAGCGATAATCGAGGAGGGTATGCCGAACGTAACGTAGCTCGTGCTCCTTGGGAAGGAGCCATTGATTTGCGATTTTTGCAAAACTTCAACTTAGGTAAAAATACGCTTCAACTGTCAGTAGATATTTTTAATTTCTCGAATTTACTCAATAATGAGTGGGGCCGAATATTTTCCGTACCGTTTGATAACTACAGCCTTCTAGATTTTGAAGGATTTCAATCAGGAACTAACGTGCCTACTTACCGCGTAGATAGTAACGTTATGAATGGCGAAGATCCCTGGGAAGGTAATATTGAAGATGAAGGTTTCCGAAGCTCTATCTGGCAGATGCAACTAGGGCTGCGCTACATCTTTGGAAACTAA
- a CDS encoding TIGR04283 family arsenosugar biosynthesis glycosyltransferase, with protein MATVSIIIPTLNEEKYLPATLERLMQLIPLPHEIIVVDGSSQDRTREVAQHYSVVLRTVAIARRSTQMNQGANIAEGDFLCFLHADTLVPTDLVTRVQHTLADKQVVLGGFISLMKGNRTRRLTTSLNFIKTYLAPLLYRPDRFLFRHLRLLFGDQVMFCRRTDFLRCGGFNRKLPIMEEADLCLKMNRLGKIKQVSHTVVSSDRRLHHWGPWKAHFVWFSICALWALRVSPNWLKKFYTEIR; from the coding sequence ATGGCCACAGTTAGCATTATCATCCCTACGCTGAATGAAGAAAAGTACTTACCCGCAACCCTGGAGCGACTTATGCAGCTCATTCCGTTGCCTCACGAAATTATTGTCGTAGATGGCTCCAGTCAAGACCGTACCCGGGAAGTAGCCCAGCACTATTCAGTAGTACTCCGTACCGTAGCTATAGCTCGACGCTCGACTCAGATGAACCAGGGGGCAAACATCGCCGAAGGCGATTTCCTTTGCTTTCTGCACGCCGATACATTGGTTCCGACTGATCTGGTTACCCGGGTTCAGCACACCTTGGCCGATAAGCAAGTGGTGCTGGGGGGATTTATCTCCCTTATGAAAGGAAACCGCACCCGACGGCTAACCACCTCGCTCAATTTCATTAAAACCTATCTGGCTCCGCTACTCTATCGTCCCGATCGGTTTCTCTTTCGCCATCTACGGCTACTCTTCGGCGATCAGGTTATGTTTTGCCGACGAACCGACTTTCTTCGTTGCGGAGGTTTCAACCGTAAATTACCGATTATGGAAGAAGCCGATTTATGCTTAAAAATGAACCGACTCGGAAAAATTAAGCAGGTTAGCCACACGGTCGTATCATCCGACCGGCGCTTACACCACTGGGGACCCTGGAAAGCGCATTTCGTTTGGTTTAGCATTTGCGCACTCTGGGCACTACGGGTTTCGCCCAACTGGCTCAAAAAATTTTATACTGAAATCCGGTAA
- a CDS encoding T9SS type A sorting domain-containing protein has protein sequence MKHFFTFYPRNLFGASLALLFLGLPLLVTAQKVVTLENYVVSPHSSSSKVGNDLIQMAEQSMTNARRASTNKSYDYPDELKTQGEYILIEAAAKKGKGAKLLAKLRKEVGLKDGIVYKHIVSGKIPAANVEKLESVSGLQFARPAYRPQTRVGAVTSRGDIVMKSDEARQDFGVDGSGQKIGFLSDSYNALGGAVDGVISGDLPAGVEILDDLTEGSDEGRAMAEIIHDIAPGADLAFHTAFGGQAVFAQGIIDLADAGCNVIVDDVGYFAEPFFQDGIISQAVDIVSKRDVTYLSSAGNGAQDSYEKEFNNLGFQLADTAGNILGFPHDFGNGDIFQRYTVPPGGDLILSLQWPDPYFSASGQKGAETDLDLFLLFPQFNASFSSTDNNIGGDPIEVTGVINTSDTNTLIVDVLITKVAGPDPDFIKYINFGDFFEIQEFAEDTQAPTVYGHSNANRGIAVGATAWFNVPEFNSNLSLPRINGFSSKGGIPILFNRGGDAIDPVIRKKPEFVGPDGVNTTFFARDLSFPVPGTDEPDGFPNFFGTSASAPHVAAVVALINQQSNNTLKPRRIEDIIASTAIDMDDPTTEGFDEGFDFKTGTGFVDVVKAMEKVAKQDIPMAAVRPVLETVAYDQKAGNYRALFGYLSENSVPVLIPTGENNKLVPGDDLGQPEEFLPGRQAAVFEIELDAGETVVWSLKGPDGKRRTATATAPEGEVTTRFDNASRQPESSLLGDNASDILPGTYVYPNPTSGRVFLEVIDAPETPIQVNVLNALGQSVYQTGGNALIRETVDLRPFGQGLYIVQSKAGAKLTTRKIIVE, from the coding sequence ATGAAACATTTCTTTACTTTCTATCCCCGAAACTTATTTGGGGCTAGCCTAGCCTTACTTTTTTTAGGCTTACCACTGCTGGTAACTGCCCAGAAGGTAGTCACCCTCGAAAATTACGTAGTCTCGCCTCATTCATCCTCCTCTAAAGTAGGAAATGACTTGATCCAGATGGCTGAGCAGTCTATGACGAATGCTCGTCGCGCTTCTACCAATAAAAGCTATGATTACCCCGATGAGCTTAAAACCCAGGGTGAGTATATTCTTATTGAAGCCGCCGCTAAAAAGGGAAAAGGGGCAAAATTGCTCGCAAAATTGAGAAAAGAGGTTGGTTTAAAAGATGGTATAGTGTACAAGCACATTGTATCAGGTAAAATACCGGCAGCCAACGTCGAGAAGCTAGAATCAGTTTCAGGACTACAGTTTGCCCGTCCGGCTTACCGCCCTCAAACCAGAGTAGGGGCCGTGACCAGCCGAGGCGATATTGTAATGAAATCAGACGAAGCCCGTCAGGATTTTGGAGTAGATGGTAGCGGACAAAAAATTGGTTTTCTTTCGGACAGTTATAACGCACTAGGCGGTGCCGTTGATGGAGTAATCTCCGGTGACTTGCCAGCAGGAGTAGAAATTCTGGATGACTTGACTGAGGGTAGTGATGAAGGAAGAGCAATGGCCGAGATTATTCACGATATTGCTCCCGGAGCTGACTTAGCGTTCCACACTGCCTTTGGCGGGCAAGCCGTTTTTGCTCAAGGAATTATTGACCTGGCCGATGCGGGTTGTAATGTTATTGTAGACGATGTTGGGTATTTTGCTGAACCTTTCTTTCAGGATGGTATTATCTCGCAGGCGGTCGATATCGTGTCTAAACGCGATGTTACCTACCTCTCTTCGGCTGGAAACGGTGCTCAAGATTCGTACGAAAAAGAATTTAACAACTTAGGCTTTCAACTGGCGGATACCGCTGGTAATATCCTAGGGTTTCCCCACGACTTCGGAAATGGTGATATCTTTCAGCGTTACACTGTTCCTCCTGGGGGCGATCTAATACTATCGCTACAATGGCCTGATCCGTACTTTTCTGCAAGTGGACAAAAAGGTGCTGAAACTGACCTAGACCTCTTCCTTCTATTCCCTCAGTTTAATGCTTCTTTTTCGTCTACTGATAATAACATTGGTGGTGACCCTATTGAGGTGACTGGAGTAATCAATACATCGGATACGAATACCTTAATAGTAGATGTACTAATCACTAAAGTAGCGGGACCCGACCCTGACTTTATCAAGTACATTAACTTTGGCGATTTCTTCGAGATACAGGAGTTTGCTGAAGATACCCAAGCTCCTACCGTATACGGTCACTCTAACGCTAACCGAGGCATTGCCGTAGGAGCTACTGCTTGGTTTAATGTGCCTGAATTTAATAGCAACCTATCTCTTCCCCGCATTAACGGGTTTTCTTCCAAAGGAGGGATACCCATCTTGTTTAACCGTGGCGGCGACGCTATTGATCCCGTTATCCGTAAAAAGCCTGAGTTTGTGGGGCCCGATGGAGTAAATACCACTTTCTTCGCCCGCGACCTATCGTTTCCGGTTCCCGGCACAGATGAACCGGATGGTTTCCCGAACTTTTTTGGTACTTCGGCTTCAGCCCCTCATGTTGCGGCGGTAGTAGCCCTCATCAATCAACAGTCTAATAATACACTCAAACCTAGGCGTATCGAGGATATTATAGCTTCTACCGCAATTGATATGGACGATCCCACCACCGAGGGCTTTGACGAAGGGTTTGACTTTAAGACCGGAACTGGTTTTGTGGATGTAGTGAAAGCAATGGAAAAAGTTGCTAAGCAAGATATTCCGATGGCTGCGGTTCGCCCTGTGCTAGAAACCGTTGCTTACGACCAGAAAGCAGGCAATTACCGCGCTTTGTTCGGCTACTTAAGTGAGAATAGTGTTCCGGTGCTTATTCCTACTGGAGAAAACAATAAGCTGGTACCGGGCGATGATTTAGGCCAACCGGAAGAGTTTCTACCCGGTCGCCAGGCTGCTGTATTTGAGATTGAGCTCGATGCAGGTGAAACCGTGGTTTGGAGTCTTAAAGGTCCTGATGGAAAACGCCGCACGGCTACCGCTACCGCACCGGAAGGAGAAGTGACTACCCGCTTTGATAACGCTAGCCGCCAACCTGAGTCTTCTCTCTTGGGCGATAATGCTTCTGATATATTACCGGGCACATACGTTTACCCGAACCCTACTTCCGGTCGCGTATTCCTCGAGGTGATAGATGCCCCGGAAACTCCTATTCAAGTGAATGTACTCAATGCCTTGGGGCAATCGGTGTATCAGACTGGTGGAAATGCGTTGATTCGCGAGACAGTGGATTTACGTCCGTTTGGTCAAGGATTATACATCGTACAGTCGAAGGCTGGAGCCAAGCTGACTACCCGAAAGATAATAGTTGAGTAA